The window AACATGAATTGAGACAGATCAAGTAAATTGCTTAATCTGGTTGATACAAGAGAAAGCGTTTGACTGTATATTTTGATCTTCAATTAATTCAATTATGCACTTGTTCTTCTCAATTTGACCTTTCTTGAATTCAAGATCAGAGGAACGTGAGCGTGAGAGAAAAAGAAGAAGAAGAAGATATGGTTAATTGATATAAGCGAAAGCGTTTGGCTTTATATATTGAACTTCAATTCATTCAATTATGCACTTATTCTTCTCAATTTTACCTTTCTTGAATTTAAGATCACATATAAATCTATGAATTAGAAGATCAGACGGGGAACGTGAGCCTTAGAGAAGATGGAGCACAGAAAAAAGAAGAAGAAGAAGAAGAAGAGGACGAGATGAGAAACCCTAGTTAGGAGATAATTGATTCTTTTGCAATTAAAAAAGAATTAATGTTTCTCCTAATTTCTACGTTTTTATTTTTATTTTTCATTTTCTTAATAGTTAACATCGTTTTTTACTCTAGTTAGGAGAGATTAGTTATTGTCCATTAGATTTAAATAAATTGATCCAATGATTAAGAAAGGAGCATGGCACTTTAATTCCAGATTGAAGCTTCGCTTTAGAATTAAAATGTAAAAATCCTTTTTTGGCTCACTTTTCAGTCACATATCCACATCTCCACCGTTCAGTTTTTACTAACGTAATATATAGATCAGTTCTGCCAAGTTTCATCCAATTTGAAACTNNNNNNNNNNNNNNNNNNNNNNNNNNNNNNNNNNNNNNNNNNNNNNNNNNNNNNNNNNNNNNNNNNNNNNNNNNNNNNNNNNNNNNNNNNNNNNNNNNNNNNNNNNNNNNNNNNNNNNNNNNNNNNNNNNNNNNNNNNNNNNNNNNNNNNNNNNNNNNNNNNNNNNNNNNNNNNNNNNNNNNNNNNNNNNNNNNNNNNNNNNNNNNNNNNNNNNNNNNNNNNNNNNNNNNNNNNNNNNNNNNNNNNNNNNNNNNNNNNNNNNNNNNNNNNNNNNNNNNNNNNNNNNNNNNNNNNNNNNNNNNNNNNNNNNNNNNNNNNNNNNNNNNNNNNNNNNNNNNNNNNNNNNNNNNNNNNNNNNNNNNNNNNNNNNNNNNNNNNNNNNNNNNNNNNNNNNNNNNNNNNNNNNNNNNNNNNNNNNNNNNNNNNNNNNNNNNNNNNNNNNNNNNNNNNNNNNNNNNNNNNNNNNNNNNNNNNNNNNNNNNNNNNNNNNNNNNNNNNNNNNNNNNNNNNNNNNNNNNNNNNNNNNNNNNNNNNNNNNNNNNNNNNNNNNNNNNNNNNNNNNNNNNNNNNNNNNNNNNNNNNNNNNNNNNNNNNNNNNNNNNNNNNNNNNNNNNNNNNNNNNNNNNNNNNNNNNNNNNNNNNNNNNNNNNNNNNNNNNNNNNNNNNNNNNNNNNNNNNNNNNNNNNNNNNNNNNNNNNNNNNNNNNNNNNNNNNNNNNNNNNNNNNNNNNNNNNNNNNNNNNNNNNNNNNNNNNNNNNNNNNNNNNNNNNNNNNNNNNNNNNNNNNNNNNNNNNNNNNNNNNNNNNNNNNNNNNNNNNNNNNNNNNNNNNNNNNNNNNNNNNNNNNNNNNNNNNNNNNNNNNNNNNNNNNNNNNNNNNNNNNNNNNNNNNGTTGGTGTTACAAATTAAACCACGACCTTAATGGAGAAAGGATCTTACTTTCTTGAGCTTATCCAAAAAGAGAGTGCGCTTGACATTCGTAGCAAAACTCTTGGCTTCTTTTAAGGAAAGAATTGAAAACATATTCTCCACAATATGATTTTGATCTGCTAAAAGTTTCTCTCTCACCGCTCTCTTGATTTCCTTCTCCATCTCTTTAGGCAACCCATATTCAGATAATATGGTTTCTATTTTCGGACCAATAGTCGTGTCCATCTTTTGCAAGGTAGTCTCTAATATGTTAACTTTCTGCATAAATTTCTGTTCCAAACAAGTATGTTAAATTTAGTAAACTGAAACATATATAGTTGCACGCTATGATTAACAGACGAGAAAAATCTAACAGAACAATTCCTATTAATCATGGGTATCATTTCCTCAAGCTCAATGCGTGAGTAAAATCTATTTTAAAGAAGTCTTAATATTGATGATATTATATTTTCTTAAAGAAGTCTTAATATTGATGATATTATATTTTCTTAAGGGTAAAATATTATATAGTTCTTGTGGTTTAAAGTCGACATCTGTTTAGTCCTTATGGTTTTATTTTAATCTGAATAGTTCTTAAAGTCATGATTTTTCATCCAAATAGTTCTTATGGCCTTTAATTGAGAAAATTGTCGGAAGAACTATTTGGATGAAAAATCATGACTTTAAGGACTATTCAGATTAAAATAAAACCACAAGGACTATTTAGATTAAAATTGTCGGAATGACTATTTGGATGAAAAATCATGACTTTAAGGACTATTCAGATTAAAATAAAACCACAAGAACTATTTAGATGAAAAATTGTGACTTTAAGGACTATTCATATTAAAATAAAACTACAATGACTAAACAAATGTCGACTTCAAACTAGAAGGACTAAACAAATTTCAATTCTTTTCTTAATGTTGGACCAAAATTTAGTATCTGAACAAACTATGTACTAGTTACCAATTTGCACACAATTAGTTAGCCGCTCTGATCTAGGGTTTCTGCAGCTTCACACCCCTATCTCCTATCTCGCATTCAATCATGTCGGATGAGGTATCCAATCGATTCACCTAGTTGCAGCAAGGTCGGTAGGCCTTCTTTATCTTCTAGTCGGCTTTCCCCTATAAAACGGGCAAGGTTTTGGGTCTGGGGTCTCATCAATGCAGGTTTCTCCTACTTTTCTTGAAAGTTTTGGGAATCGTTTTGCTACTGGTAGCACATATAAGGCTGCGGCTGCATTATTACCGGCATTATCATTCTCCATCCCTGGGGTTTCGGCGACGTTGTTAGCAACCTAATTGGCAAGGTTTTGATCCTATGCTCCGTGTAATAGGGTGTTGCTAAATGTACACAGCAAATGTCTAATTACACCCAGCCCTAGAATATTGTGTTGTTAAGGCCATGCTTCGTGTGATATGCTGCTGTTAAGGCCAAAGTAGTAATGGATTGTGATTACAACCTCCTTACTTGGAAAAAGCCTTCTGAAAATTTTTACAAGCTCAATGTGGATGGTTTTAGATCTTCAACATCTGGAAAGATTGGTGCATGAGGAGTGATTAGTGATCATAATGATCTTTGGATTACAGGTTTTCAAATTAATCTTGGTATTGGTGTCATTGTGGATGCTGAAGTCTGGGGCATCTATTTTGGTTTAAAACTTGCTAGAAACTTAAACATTATGCATCTGGAGATTGAGTCTGATTCTGCCATTCTCATTAATCTTCTCCAACGTGTTGATCTCTCTTGTCATCCTCTTGGATCTCTCATTGTTGGCTGCCATTTTCTCAGCTCCAACATGGAAAACACCAAATTTAGTCATATATTCAGGAAATGTAACATGATTACTGATTCCCTCGCTAAGATGAGTATCAATCATGCTCCTGGTCTCATTATTCTGGAAGAGCCTCCTATCCATGCTGTTTCTGCTTACCTTGATGACTTGAATGGTGTTGTTAGAGGTTGGAAAACTGGGGATCTAGTTGCTTCTTAGTATTTTCTTTTTTGTTGTTTTCTTCTAGGCCTTGGTGCCCCCTTTGTAACCAAAAAAACAAAAAAAAAACTGGCACCCAGCCTTAGAGACACTGTTTTCTCTATCAATCGGGGAGCTATTTTTGGCTTTCTGCAATCAGACTTTCAGCCAAATATCATGGTAAGAAAACCATGCTTCACACGGGGGAAGCCTCATCTCAAACTTGGATGCTGTAGCTTTTGGTAATCAATCATATAGGTAGTATTATCTATATGTTCTTCACCCTCTTCTCATTCGTTCCAAGGACCACCAGGTTCCTTCCCATTGTTTCCATTCGCCCGATTTCCAAAGATTACTTTGGCCAACGAAATATTATTGAGACTTCTAACGTCAGCTTTGTTTTATTTGAATCATGACCCATCTCCAAACAAACCATGTGTCTAAGTAAAACTAATCGAATGAGATACCAAATCCCCGTCATCCCAAACCATGAAAAGTATTTTGAGTTCTATAATCTATTTCATCTGCAATTGCATTTTGCATGTTTCCTGGAAGAATTGCAGATGGTCAAAAGAAAACCTCATCTGCCGCATCATTTGAAATGGATTGAGGAAGCTGGGTGCGAATAGAGATTCTTTTTCAAGAGAAGAGGGCAAACTAGCAGTGGCTTTTCATCTTCGATTGAGAGAGGGCTCTCTCTCTCTCTCTCTCTCNNNNNNNNNNNNNNNNNNNNNNNNNNNNNNNNNNNNNNNNNNNNNNNNNNNNNNNNNNNNNNNNNNNNNNNNNNNNNNNNNNNNNNNNNNNNNNNNNNNNNNNNNNNNNNNNNNNNNNNNNNNNNNNNNNNNNNNNNNNNNNNNNNNNNNNNNNNNNNNNNNNNNNNNNNNNNNNNNNNNNNNNNNNNNNNNNNNNNNNNNNNNNNNNNNNNNNNNNNNNNNNNNNNNNNNNNNNNNNNNNNNNNNNNNNNNNNNNNNNNNNNNNNNNNNNNNNNNNNNNNNNNNNNNNNNNNNNNNNNNNNNNNNNNNNNNNNNNNNNNNNNNNNNNNNNNNNNNNNNNNNNNNNNNNNNNNNNNNNNNNNNNNNNNNNNNNNNNNNNNNNNNNNNNNNNNNNNNNNNNNNNNNNNNNNNNNNNNNNNNNNNNNNNNNNNNNNNNNNNNNNNNNNNNNNNNNNNNNNNNNNNNNNNNNNNNNNNNNNNNNNNNNNNNNNNNNNNNNNNNNNNNNNNNNNNNNNNNNNNNNNNNNNNNNNNNNNNNNNNNNNNNNNNNNNNNNNNNNNNNNNNNNNNNNNNNNNNNNNNNNNNNNNNNNNNNNNNNNNNNNNNNNNNNNNNNNNNNNNNNNNNNNNNNNNNNNNNNNNNNNNNNNNNNNNNNNNNNNNNNNNNNNNNNNNNNNNNNNNNNNNNNNNNNNNNNNNNNNNNNNNNNNNNNNNNNNNNNNNNNNNNNNNNNNNNNNNNNNNNNNNNNNNNNNNNNNNNNNNNNNNNNNNNNNNNNNNNNNNNNNNNNNNNNNNNNNNNNNNNNNNNNNNNNNNNNNNNNNNNNNNNNNNNNNNNNNNNNNNNNNNNNNNNNNNNNNNNNNNNNNNNNNNNNNNNNNNNNNNNNNNNNNNNNNNNNNNNNNNNNNNNNNNNNNNNNNNNNNNNNNNNNNNNNNNNNNNNNNNNNNNNNNNNNNNNNNNNNNNNNNNNNNNNNNNNNNNNNNNNNNNNNNNNNNNNNNNNNNNNNNNNNNNNNNNNNNNNNNNNNNNNNNNNNNNNNNNNNNNNNNNNNNNNNNNNNNNNNNNNNNNNNNNNNNNNNNNNNNNNNNNNNNNNNNNNNNNNNNNNNNNNNNNNNNNNNNNNNNNNNNNNNNNNNNNNNNNNNNNNNNNNNNNNNNNNNNNNNNNNNNNNNNNNNNNNNNNNNNNNNNNNNNNNNNNNNNNNNNNNNNNNNNNNNNNNNNNNNNNNNNNNNNNNNNNNNNNNNNNNNNNNNNNNNNNNNNNNNCCTTTCTTCTACTTCTGTTATATATATATATATATATATATAGATATATATAGTGTTATTGAATTATAGTGTCATTGAAATGTAATTCCAAAAAAGGGTAATTTTGGTACTTCAAAAAATTGGTGAAACTTTTGACACCAAAGTCATGTTTCCCGTTACAGGAGTGGAGATTTAGTTGTTTTTTTTTTTTCTAAGTTTTTTTTAGGATTAATTTCAGTTTACCCCCCCTTCGTTTCACTCCACATATATTTAATTTAAAAAATTTACCTTCTAAAGTCTCTAATTTTCATAAATCAGACACAATTGTTAAAATTTCGTCTAATTTGGAAGATAAATGATAGCATGAAATCTTAGAAAAAATGTCCTAAATGGCGATTTATGTTGTTATAAGACTACTTTAGACCTTTTAGTGAGTTATGAAGTCAAAATTAATGTCTGAATTAGACAGAATTTCAGCAATTGGACATGATTTATGAAAATTGAAAACTTTAGGAGGTAAATTTTTAAAATTAAAAATATGGGGAGTGAAATGATGTTAACCCTAAAACTCAGGGGTGTAAACTGAAATTAATCTCTCTTTTTAAATAATTGTTTATTGTTATCTAGGTTAATTGAAAACCAAAATTGGTGTCGAAATGAAGGTTTCGAGATTGATAATAGAGTAATCTCGTTCGTTGATCTTGCTTTCTTTGGTCTAGAGCTTTTGATTGATCACATTTAACTAGTTAGGGTGATTCCGCAGTTAAGAAATAAGTCAAGGTTTCCCAATAACATGTCATTGTTGTTTTTTTAGGATAACATGTCATTGTTGTTTTTTTAGGATAACATGTCATTGTTGTTGTTTGGTTACTTAGAGGTGAATTTTATGATTTACGACATAGAAATTGGTTAAGTTTCACTAGGTTTTTCTAGGCATCTAGATAGTTTTGCATGATTTAATTCTGATGTAGCTCGCGTGGGTGGATCGTGTTCATGTTATTTTCCTACTTTCATATAATTAACACAGTGACATCTTTTTATAAGAAAATAGAGTATGTACTAGTTTTTCATTAATTAATATACCGGGTACTATGTTAAATATTAAAATAGGAGAAAATATTGACACTCCATTAACTTTCATGCACTCGACAGTTTACTCTATTATCTTTCAATTTCAATCGATCACTCCTCTAACTATCCAATGTTACACACTTGGGTCCATCTGTTAAGTGGACGTCCAATCGTGCCGTCAATTTGCTGACTGGACATATTTTTCAATGCCAACTCAGCTGGCTGAAAGGAGAGAAAATCTATTTAAATTAATTTTTTCTTTCAATTTTATTTTTTTCATGAAATATGTCCCTTCTCGTCATCCTCCTGCTCCGATCACCGTTCTCCCTACTCGCCGTCGAT of the Fragaria vesca subsp. vesca linkage group LG6, FraVesHawaii_1.0, whole genome shotgun sequence genome contains:
- the LOC101315262 gene encoding putative ribonuclease H protein At1g65750-like, with the translated sequence MDCDYNLLTWKKPSENFYKLNVDGFRSSTSGKIGFQINLGIGVIVDAEVWGIYFGLKLARNLNIMHLEIESDSAILINLLQRVDLSCHPLGSLIVGCHFLSSNMENTKFSHIFRKCNMITDSLAKMSINHAPGLIILEEPPIHAVSAYLDDLNGVVRGWKTGDLVAS